Proteins found in one Penaeus vannamei isolate JL-2024 chromosome 29, ASM4276789v1, whole genome shotgun sequence genomic segment:
- the LOC113800348 gene encoding ras-related protein M-Ras — MSKPPSDKLPTFKLVVVGDGGVGKSALTIQFFQRLFVTDYDPTIEDSYIQHTEVDAQWCILDVLDTAGQEEFSAMREQYMRKGDGFMLVYSVTDKQSYENIPHFYTQILRVKDRESYPMLLVANKVDLVHMRKVSEEMGRELAHRLNLSYIETSAKDPPLNVDSAFHEVVRIIRNSPPVYGPPKGKGKGKCVIM; from the exons ATGTCGAAGCCCCCGTCTGACAAGCTCCCGACCTTCAAGCTGGTGGTGGTCGGGGATGGTGGTGTGGGCAAGTCGGCCCTCACCATTCAGTTCTTCCAGCGGCTGTTTGTCACTGACTATGACCCAACCATCGAAGACTCGTACATTCAGCACACTGAGGTGGATGCTCAGTGGTGTATCCTTGATG TGCTAGATACTGCAGGACAGGAAGAGTTCAGTGCAATGCGAGAGCAGTACATGCGGAAAGGAGACGGCTTCATGTTGGTATATTCGGTCACCGATAAGCAGAGCTATGAGAATATTCCACACTTCTACACACAAATTCTGCGTGTTAAGGATAG AGAGTCGTACCCGATGCTTCTGGTGGCCAACAAGGTGGATCTGGTACACATGAGGAAGGTGTCTGAGGAAATGGGCCGGGAACTCGCTCACAGGCTGAACCTCTCCTACATAGAAACTAGTGCGAAGGATCCACCACTCAATGTTGATTCGGCATTCCATGAG GTTGTTCGCATCATCCGGAACTCTCCACCAGTGTACGGGCCTCCaaagggcaaagggaagggaaagtgcgTAATTATGTAA